One window of Vibrio atlanticus genomic DNA carries:
- a CDS encoding methyl-accepting chemotaxis protein codes for MSQSKTKRFSSIASRVYFGFFTLIVIMLGSAWLSISSNKNITSHIETITQQATPLMLQSSTLTIRFLDINRSSIPYLSADYVDELEPLKQVVVNNIEHYQQQLNWFEGKSTAGSSLESILQNIDETGVATIDKIDQTLNLYVSYLDTKDLGSMEQAQFQSVVGQLNNTLVNQLASASSDATQKAVEALLVQLSLIAAEANEAFSLQTSSEVRGVERRLQSRHERFKEAVANLEAQDPALVRRSKQSLSLLASHAFSAQGSVSTHMETVKLHESIAEQRAEIEQAIDVQLGYFDELSTYAEHTATNLYQESMESSNQALLMQVIISTASVLIALLIGVNIAKGIRKPSKLVQGALDQVANKDLSSQVQYQANNEFGLVSDKVNLVISHLTHVIENMRQSSLHLKEASLENQSTSGSLREAMLDQTNQTVMVATAMEQIECSVTEITQAANQTLTLVTSAVTSSSAGQQTMGKNVDLMGVLESKLAESTSTIDKLEKESASIGSILDVISGISEQTNLLALNAAIEAARAGEQGRGFSVVADEVRVLAAKTNASTQEIHHKIERLQNSSKLAVEQINQCVADMAQCVEQTGEVNQSISTVYGLLNEVEQRSHQIATATTEHQVVASQVTQSISQIHELAEENSQRSQILFSHGQQLEIMSQQQFSLTQEFKLPKRSENRD; via the coding sequence ATGAGTCAGAGTAAAACCAAGAGGTTTTCTTCCATAGCGTCTCGAGTCTATTTTGGTTTTTTTACGCTGATCGTGATCATGCTGGGTAGCGCATGGTTGAGTATTAGCAGCAATAAGAACATAACCTCACACATCGAAACCATCACTCAACAAGCCACCCCTTTAATGCTCCAATCTTCCACGCTTACTATTCGTTTTTTGGATATTAATCGAAGCTCCATTCCTTATTTATCAGCGGATTATGTTGATGAGTTAGAGCCACTCAAACAAGTTGTTGTAAATAACATCGAGCATTATCAGCAGCAATTGAATTGGTTTGAAGGCAAGAGCACGGCAGGGTCGTCTCTTGAATCTATACTCCAGAATATTGATGAAACGGGCGTTGCCACCATCGATAAGATAGACCAGACCTTAAACTTATACGTTTCTTATTTGGATACTAAAGACCTCGGTTCGATGGAGCAGGCGCAATTTCAATCGGTAGTAGGACAACTCAACAATACCTTGGTGAATCAACTGGCGAGCGCGAGCTCAGATGCAACGCAAAAAGCAGTAGAAGCATTACTGGTTCAATTGAGCTTGATTGCGGCAGAAGCCAATGAGGCTTTTTCACTGCAAACGTCATCGGAAGTTCGTGGAGTAGAGCGACGCCTGCAAAGTCGTCACGAGCGATTTAAAGAGGCTGTTGCCAATTTGGAGGCGCAGGATCCGGCTTTAGTGCGACGGAGTAAGCAGTCTTTGTCACTGCTCGCTTCCCATGCCTTTTCAGCGCAAGGCTCAGTGTCTACGCACATGGAAACCGTTAAGTTGCATGAGTCGATAGCTGAACAAAGAGCTGAAATTGAACAGGCGATTGATGTGCAGCTAGGGTACTTCGACGAACTTTCTACGTACGCCGAACACACCGCAACAAACCTGTATCAAGAGTCGATGGAATCATCCAATCAAGCCCTTTTGATGCAGGTAATTATTTCGACTGCATCAGTTCTGATTGCGCTTTTGATCGGCGTTAATATCGCAAAAGGAATCCGTAAGCCAAGCAAGTTGGTACAAGGTGCGTTAGACCAAGTCGCCAACAAAGACCTGAGTTCTCAGGTTCAATATCAAGCCAATAATGAATTTGGTTTAGTGAGTGACAAGGTCAATTTGGTGATCAGCCACTTAACACACGTGATTGAAAACATGCGCCAATCATCGCTGCATTTAAAAGAAGCGTCTCTAGAGAATCAAAGTACCAGTGGTTCATTGCGTGAGGCGATGTTGGACCAAACCAATCAAACCGTAATGGTGGCAACGGCGATGGAACAGATCGAATGTTCCGTGACTGAAATAACTCAAGCGGCCAACCAAACACTGACACTGGTGACATCGGCTGTCACCAGTTCAAGCGCAGGGCAACAAACCATGGGCAAGAATGTTGACCTAATGGGCGTTTTGGAAAGTAAGTTGGCAGAATCAACAAGCACAATCGACAAACTTGAGAAAGAGAGTGCCAGCATTGGTTCTATTCTTGATGTGATCTCCGGTATTTCAGAACAAACTAACTTGTTGGCATTGAACGCAGCCATTGAAGCCGCTCGTGCTGGCGAGCAAGGTCGAGGGTTCTCTGTGGTCGCCGACGAAGTGAGAGTGTTAGCCGCAAAAACCAATGCATCAACACAAGAGATTCACCATAAAATTGAACGGCTTCAAAACAGTTCTAAATTGGCTGTTGAACAAATCAATCAGTGCGTTGCAGATATGGCGCAATGTGTTGAGCAAACGGGTGAAGTGAATCAATCCATATCGACCGTGTATGGCTTGCTCAATGAAGTCGAACAAAGAAGCCATCAGATCGCAACGGCGACCACAGAGCATCAAGTTGTCGCATCCCAAGTAACACAAAGCATCAGCCAGATACATGAATTGGCCGAAGAAAACTCCCAGCGTTCACAGATCCTCTTTTCCCACGGTCAGCAATTAGAAATCATGTCGCAACAGCAATTCTCACTGACTCAAGAGTTTAAGTTACCGAAGCGATCTGAAAATAGGGATTAG
- a CDS encoding prolyl oligopeptidase family serine peptidase — MSYLKEYQYPVTNKQIVSDDYFGQIIEDPYRWLEDDRCDETAQWVASQNEVTFDYLAQIPYRAELRERLAKAQDYKKSSQPFVRGDYTYFYKNDGLQNHSILYRQKEGLQVEVFLDPNTFSEDGTTSLGSVSFSKDYSLVAYSISEGGSDWRKIFVIDTETKQQLEVEITDAKFTGISWLGNRGFYYSSYDKPDGSQLSARTEQHKLYFHELGTEQASDKVIFGENNTEQHRYVSGYTTEDDRYLIILGRESTSGNRLFYIDLNSPEQKLNTLIDHVDSDTYLIDNQDETFILYTNLDAPNGKVVSFDTHDGKWLEIIPEKPQPLDISTGGGYLFAHYMVDVVSKVEQLDYQGNLVRDIHLPGLGTASGLGGKNEQSQLYYTFTNYVTPPTIFSFDVESGSSKIYQRSESPFESDQFESKQVFYTSKDGTQVPMLISYKKGLVLDGNNPTMLYAYGGFNVSLTPSFSGTVGSWLELGGVYAVPNLRGGGEYGKAWHKAGTQQQKQNVFDDFIAAAEFLIEENYTSSDKLAIRGGSNGGLLVGACMTQRPELFQVALPAVGVLDMLRYHTFTSGEGWAYDYGTSAQNKEMFEYLLGYSPVHNVVRGTDYPATLVTTADHDDRVVPAHSYKFISELQDKHEGGAPVMIRIDVNAGHGAGMPLSKAIDLTADIYAFTLFNMGIESLDSI, encoded by the coding sequence ATGAGCTATTTAAAAGAGTATCAATATCCAGTCACCAACAAACAGATCGTCAGCGATGACTACTTTGGTCAGATAATCGAAGACCCATATCGCTGGTTAGAAGATGACAGATGTGACGAAACCGCGCAGTGGGTGGCGAGCCAAAATGAAGTCACGTTCGATTACCTTGCTCAAATCCCATATCGCGCAGAACTGCGAGAGCGATTAGCGAAAGCGCAAGACTACAAAAAGAGCTCACAGCCGTTTGTGCGAGGTGATTACACCTATTTCTATAAGAATGATGGACTGCAGAATCACAGCATTCTTTATCGTCAAAAAGAAGGTCTGCAGGTTGAAGTGTTCCTAGATCCGAATACCTTCTCGGAAGATGGCACCACATCACTGGGTTCGGTGTCGTTTTCTAAAGACTACAGTTTAGTAGCGTACAGTATTTCCGAGGGCGGAAGCGACTGGCGTAAGATCTTTGTGATTGATACTGAGACTAAGCAGCAGCTTGAAGTCGAAATTACAGACGCCAAATTTACCGGCATTTCTTGGTTGGGTAATCGTGGCTTTTATTACTCTAGCTACGACAAACCAGACGGCAGCCAGCTTTCTGCACGTACCGAACAGCACAAACTTTACTTCCATGAGTTGGGTACCGAGCAAGCTAGCGACAAAGTGATTTTTGGTGAGAACAACACCGAGCAGCACCGCTATGTGTCGGGTTACACCACCGAAGACGACCGTTACTTGATTATTCTAGGGCGAGAGTCGACATCGGGTAACAGACTGTTCTATATCGATTTAAATTCACCAGAACAAAAGCTGAATACGCTGATTGATCATGTGGATAGCGACACTTATCTCATCGATAACCAAGATGAGACCTTCATTCTATACACAAATCTTGATGCGCCTAATGGCAAGGTGGTGAGCTTTGATACTCACGATGGGAAATGGCTCGAAATCATCCCTGAAAAGCCACAGCCATTGGATATCAGCACGGGTGGTGGCTACTTGTTTGCTCACTACATGGTGGATGTGGTGTCTAAGGTTGAGCAGTTGGATTACCAAGGTAACCTAGTTCGTGACATTCATTTGCCTGGGCTGGGAACGGCCAGTGGCTTAGGTGGAAAAAACGAGCAATCTCAGCTTTATTACACCTTTACCAACTATGTTACGCCGCCAACAATTTTCTCTTTTGATGTTGAATCTGGAAGCTCTAAAATCTACCAACGCTCTGAGTCTCCGTTTGAGTCGGATCAATTTGAGTCTAAACAAGTCTTCTATACCTCGAAGGATGGAACTCAGGTTCCGATGCTTATCTCTTATAAGAAGGGATTAGTGTTAGATGGCAATAACCCAACCATGTTGTACGCCTATGGTGGCTTTAACGTTAGCCTAACGCCTTCTTTCTCGGGTACTGTTGGCAGTTGGCTAGAGCTGGGTGGCGTATATGCGGTGCCAAACCTGCGTGGCGGTGGCGAGTATGGTAAGGCGTGGCACAAAGCGGGTACACAACAACAGAAGCAAAACGTATTTGATGACTTCATTGCTGCTGCCGAGTTCTTAATTGAAGAAAACTATACCAGTAGCGATAAGTTGGCGATTCGCGGTGGTTCTAACGGAGGCTTGCTGGTAGGCGCTTGTATGACACAAAGGCCAGAGCTGTTCCAAGTGGCTCTGCCTGCGGTTGGGGTGTTGGACATGTTGCGTTACCACACATTCACGTCTGGCGAAGGTTGGGCGTACGACTATGGCACATCCGCGCAAAACAAAGAGATGTTCGAATATCTGCTTGGTTATTCTCCGGTTCATAATGTGGTGCGTGGCACGGATTATCCAGCAACTCTGGTGACGACTGCCGATCACGATGACCGCGTGGTACCTGCTCACTCTTATAAGTTCATCTCAGAGCTGCAAGATAAGCATGAAGGCGGTGCGCCCGTGATGATTCGTATCGATGTTAATGCGGGCCATGGTGCTGGAATGCCGTTGAGTAAAGCGATCGATCTCACTGCTGATATCTACGCATTTACCCTGTTCAATATGGGAATAGAGTCCCTAGATTCAATCTAG
- the lldD gene encoding FMN-dependent L-lactate dehydrogenase LldD, with protein MIISASTDYRAAAKAKLPPFLFHYIDGGSYGEHTLRRNTADLAEIALKQRVLNDMSDLNLETELFGEKLAMPIALAPVGLTGMYARRGEVQAAKAADNKGIPFTMSTVSVCPIEEVAPKIERPMWFQLYVLKDRGFMKNVLERAKAAGVTTLVFTVDMPVPGARYRDMHSGMSGPNAAIRRVFQSMRHPSWAVDVGLLGKPHDLGNISTYRGSPTKLEDYIGWLGDNFDPSISWKDLEWIRDFWDGPMVIKGILDEEDAKDAVRFGADGIVVSNHGGRQLDGVLSSAKALPAIADAVKGDTKILVDSGIRTGLDVVRMMAMGADCTLLGRSFVYALAAQGQAGVENLLDLYDKEMRVAMTLTGAKTIKDLTRDSLVGLD; from the coding sequence ATGATCATATCCGCATCGACTGATTACCGCGCCGCAGCAAAAGCGAAATTACCACCGTTTCTTTTCCACTACATTGACGGCGGTTCTTACGGAGAACATACCCTACGCCGCAACACCGCCGATCTTGCAGAGATCGCGCTCAAGCAGCGTGTCCTCAATGACATGTCGGACCTAAATTTGGAAACCGAATTGTTCGGCGAAAAGCTGGCCATGCCGATTGCATTAGCTCCGGTTGGCCTAACAGGCATGTACGCACGACGTGGCGAAGTCCAAGCTGCAAAAGCCGCCGACAACAAAGGCATCCCTTTTACGATGTCGACCGTATCGGTATGCCCGATCGAAGAAGTCGCACCTAAGATTGAGCGCCCAATGTGGTTCCAACTTTACGTGCTAAAAGATCGTGGCTTCATGAAGAACGTATTGGAACGTGCAAAAGCGGCTGGCGTAACAACGCTTGTATTTACTGTAGATATGCCTGTACCCGGTGCTCGCTACCGTGACATGCACTCAGGAATGAGTGGTCCAAATGCAGCAATTCGTCGTGTATTTCAATCTATGCGTCATCCTAGTTGGGCCGTTGATGTTGGTCTATTGGGTAAACCACACGATCTTGGCAATATCTCTACTTACCGAGGTTCTCCAACCAAACTGGAAGACTACATCGGTTGGTTGGGTGACAACTTCGACCCGTCGATTTCATGGAAAGACCTAGAGTGGATCCGTGATTTCTGGGATGGCCCGATGGTCATCAAAGGCATTCTTGATGAAGAAGACGCAAAAGACGCCGTGAGATTTGGTGCAGACGGTATCGTAGTTTCAAACCACGGCGGCCGTCAGCTGGATGGTGTTCTATCGAGTGCTAAAGCACTGCCTGCAATTGCAGATGCGGTAAAAGGCGACACCAAGATTCTGGTCGACTCTGGCATTCGTACTGGCTTAGATGTGGTTCGCATGATGGCGATGGGCGCAGACTGCACCTTGCTTGGTCGCTCTTTCGTCTACGCGTTAGCAGCGCAGGGACAAGCAGGTGTTGAGAACCTGCTCGATCTTTACGATAAAGAGATGCGCGTTGCCATGACATTAACAGGCGCGAAGACAATCAAAGACTTAACTCGTGATTCTCTGGTGGGGCTAGATTAA
- a CDS encoding L-lactate permease, which translates to MSETLLALLAFSPIVVAAILLVGLNWPAKKAMPVAFALTVAIALFAWDMSSTRVLASVFQGFGITVSVLWIVFGAIFLLNTLKHTGAITTIRNGFTDISADRRVQAIIIAWCFGSFIEGASGFGTPAAIAAPLLVAIGFPALAAVLMGMMIQSTPVSFGAVGTPIIVGVNKGLDTHNIGESLIANGSTWDAYLQQITSSVAIIHACVGVMIPVLMAMMLTRFFGKNKSWTEGLDILPFALFAGAAFTIPYALTGVFLGAEFPSLIGGLVGLAIVVTAAKRGFLVPKSKWDFESEDKWPAEWLGSLKIDLDDTHSNSTQGHKKMSMAMAWAPYVLLAVTLVASRVSPEFKGLLKSVSLSFSNILGETGVSTAIQPLYLPGGILVFVALVAVLMQSRSATPLAKAFGESSKTLIGAGFVLVFTIPMVRIFINSGVNGADLASMPVTTANFAADLVGGAFPALSATVGALGAFIAGSNTVSNMMFSQFQFEVAQTLSISSAVVVALQAVGAAAGNMIAIHNVVAASATVGLLGREGATLRKTIIPTFYYLVMTGIIGLVVIYGFKMTDALM; encoded by the coding sequence ATGAGTGAAACTCTACTAGCTTTATTGGCCTTTTCGCCAATAGTTGTTGCAGCGATTCTGCTGGTAGGCCTTAACTGGCCTGCAAAAAAAGCGATGCCAGTGGCATTTGCATTAACCGTTGCTATCGCCCTATTCGCATGGGATATGTCTAGCACTCGCGTGTTAGCTTCAGTATTCCAAGGCTTCGGCATTACCGTGTCGGTTCTCTGGATTGTGTTTGGCGCCATCTTCTTATTAAACACTTTGAAACACACCGGAGCTATCACCACCATCCGCAACGGATTTACTGACATATCAGCAGACCGTCGTGTACAAGCGATCATCATTGCTTGGTGTTTTGGTTCATTCATTGAAGGGGCGTCTGGCTTCGGCACACCCGCTGCTATCGCCGCTCCATTATTGGTTGCAATTGGCTTCCCAGCGTTAGCTGCGGTACTGATGGGCATGATGATTCAATCTACGCCGGTATCGTTCGGCGCAGTTGGTACACCTATCATTGTTGGCGTAAACAAAGGTTTGGATACGCACAACATCGGTGAAAGCCTGATTGCCAATGGTTCAACATGGGATGCTTACCTACAACAGATCACATCAAGTGTTGCAATCATCCACGCCTGCGTTGGTGTGATGATTCCTGTATTGATGGCGATGATGCTGACTCGCTTCTTCGGTAAGAACAAAAGCTGGACTGAAGGTCTTGATATCCTGCCATTCGCACTGTTCGCAGGTGCCGCTTTCACCATTCCTTACGCACTAACGGGGGTTTTCCTCGGTGCTGAGTTCCCATCACTGATTGGTGGTTTGGTTGGCCTTGCTATTGTTGTAACAGCAGCAAAACGTGGCTTCCTAGTACCTAAATCAAAATGGGATTTCGAAAGCGAAGATAAGTGGCCAGCAGAATGGCTAGGTTCTTTGAAAATCGATCTAGATGACACTCATTCAAACAGTACGCAAGGTCATAAGAAAATGAGCATGGCGATGGCATGGGCACCTTACGTGCTGCTCGCTGTCACTCTAGTTGCTAGCCGTGTGAGCCCTGAGTTCAAAGGCCTGCTTAAGAGCGTTAGCCTTTCTTTCAGCAACATCCTTGGCGAGACAGGCGTAAGCACAGCGATTCAGCCTCTGTATCTACCTGGCGGTATCTTGGTCTTCGTCGCACTGGTTGCTGTTCTAATGCAATCACGCAGCGCAACACCACTGGCTAAAGCTTTTGGTGAGTCGAGCAAGACTCTGATTGGCGCAGGCTTTGTGTTGGTGTTCACCATCCCAATGGTTCGTATCTTCATTAACTCTGGCGTGAACGGTGCTGATTTAGCAAGTATGCCAGTAACCACTGCCAACTTTGCAGCTGACCTAGTCGGCGGCGCATTCCCAGCGTTAAGTGCCACGGTTGGTGCGTTAGGTGCCTTCATTGCAGGTTCGAACACCGTTTCAAACATGATGTTCAGCCAGTTCCAATTCGAAGTAGCACAAACTCTGTCTATCTCTAGTGCTGTGGTTGTTGCTCTGCAAGCCGTTGGTGCTGCAGCAGGTAACATGATTGCAATTCACAACGTGGTAGCCGCATCGGCGACCGTAGGCTTGCTAGGACGCGAAGGCGCAACACTACGTAAGACTATCATCCCAACGTTCTACTACTTGGTGATGACAGGAATCATCGGCCTAGTGGTTATCTACGGCTTCAAAATGACAGACGCACTTATGTAA
- a CDS encoding LysR family transcriptional regulator → MRADDLILFSQVVELGSFSKVAEQNNLTNSVVSKRIARLEEEIGVQLLYRTTRKLTLTEAGKAMLHGAKNVKQAAQEAMDAVSGFGENVSGHIKMSVPTISGDLILADAVAEFCNMHPGLTVDMSLNNRFVDLVEDGLDLVIRTGYLEDSSLIARHILDSQWVVCASPSYIAKNGKPMQPKDLVEHNCLQYAYQTTGASEWQFLHSKDGCTDNDKYIVRVSGSFSTDNATALRKAALGGHGVAYVPRCLVYHDIRNGQLVDIFPDLVGKKLGIYAVYPFTRQPPNKIKLLIEHIRTRYLTISHYF, encoded by the coding sequence ATGCGAGCAGACGATTTGATCCTGTTTTCACAGGTAGTAGAGCTGGGCAGTTTTAGTAAGGTGGCAGAGCAAAATAACCTTACAAATTCGGTAGTTAGTAAGAGAATTGCGCGTTTGGAAGAAGAGATTGGCGTGCAGCTGTTATATCGAACCACGCGTAAATTGACCCTGACCGAGGCGGGTAAGGCAATGTTACACGGAGCCAAAAATGTGAAGCAGGCGGCTCAAGAGGCTATGGACGCAGTTTCAGGCTTTGGTGAAAATGTCAGTGGTCATATCAAAATGTCAGTGCCTACTATCTCCGGAGATTTGATTCTCGCAGACGCTGTTGCCGAGTTTTGTAATATGCACCCAGGTTTAACTGTCGATATGTCTCTTAACAATCGATTTGTTGATTTGGTTGAGGATGGTCTCGACTTGGTCATTCGAACTGGTTACTTGGAAGACTCAAGCTTAATTGCCCGTCATATATTGGATTCACAGTGGGTGGTGTGTGCCTCGCCGTCTTATATCGCTAAGAACGGTAAGCCGATGCAGCCCAAGGATTTGGTTGAGCACAATTGCTTGCAATACGCTTATCAAACGACAGGCGCCAGTGAATGGCAGTTTTTACACAGTAAGGATGGCTGTACCGACAACGATAAATACATCGTGCGCGTCTCTGGCTCTTTCTCTACCGATAACGCGACGGCATTAAGAAAGGCCGCTTTGGGCGGTCATGGTGTGGCGTACGTGCCACGTTGTCTGGTGTATCACGATATTCGAAACGGCCAGCTGGTGGACATCTTCCCTGACTTAGTGGGTAAAAAGCTGGGTATTTATGCGGTGTACCCGTTCACTCGCCAGCCACCGAACAAGATTAAGTTATTGATTGAACACATCAGAACGCGTTATCTGACGATTTCACATTATTTTTAA
- a CDS encoding carbohydrate porin, which translates to MQKFKLLPITVAVAASLASLSSFAADTNIEALEKRIQELESKVVDIDYVNDQQPAVLTAETKVPDGIVFSGYARYGAHYKSGDERYVDIGTTGRSVGRLGNEANGGEVQLAKLFEADNGAIWDVVFMADHWEADAWADDGGLSMKKMYAGVTNVFESQPELYMWAGRDFHQRPQQGLNDYFWMTHDGQGAGFNNLDFGGAKLDMGFVGQVKGGLVNDNGRYAITSKLHSINAGIGQLDLYANYGFASDEADTASSTKYVIDQKTGQTKKVVTAGTKVSDETAYLVGATLGLGDSNKLVVKYGDGADSSVFELKGDYKTFYASIEGNYAASDKFIIDYLVSYKDNSGADLARDNTEYAGIVRPQYQWDDVHSTWLEAGYGMVDYDDDGEENAWKVTLSQNVSLGGLPWSRPMLRFYTTVGDVETKGNTVNTTNVDTLSFGAMFEAWW; encoded by the coding sequence ATGCAAAAATTTAAGCTTTTGCCAATAACGGTCGCAGTGGCGGCTTCGCTTGCTTCACTCTCTTCTTTTGCTGCTGATACTAATATCGAAGCACTAGAAAAACGAATTCAAGAGTTAGAATCTAAGGTTGTTGATATTGATTATGTTAACGATCAACAACCTGCGGTTTTAACTGCAGAAACTAAGGTGCCAGATGGCATCGTCTTCTCTGGTTATGCTCGTTACGGCGCTCACTACAAGAGCGGTGATGAGCGTTACGTAGACATCGGTACAACAGGTCGTTCTGTCGGTCGTTTAGGCAACGAAGCCAATGGTGGTGAGGTTCAGCTAGCTAAGCTTTTCGAAGCTGACAATGGTGCGATTTGGGACGTCGTATTCATGGCCGACCACTGGGAAGCAGACGCTTGGGCTGACGATGGCGGCCTAAGTATGAAAAAAATGTACGCTGGTGTAACCAATGTATTTGAAAGCCAACCAGAACTTTACATGTGGGCTGGTCGCGACTTCCACCAACGTCCGCAACAAGGTTTGAATGATTACTTCTGGATGACACACGATGGTCAAGGCGCTGGCTTTAACAACTTAGATTTCGGCGGCGCGAAGCTGGATATGGGCTTTGTAGGCCAAGTGAAAGGCGGCCTCGTAAATGACAATGGTCGATACGCAATTACTTCTAAACTTCATTCAATTAACGCGGGTATCGGTCAACTAGACTTGTATGCGAACTACGGTTTTGCTTCAGATGAAGCGGATACAGCGAGTTCAACTAAATATGTGATCGACCAAAAAACAGGTCAAACGAAAAAAGTGGTAACAGCTGGTACTAAAGTGAGCGATGAAACGGCATACCTAGTGGGTGCAACTCTTGGTTTAGGAGATTCCAACAAGTTAGTCGTTAAGTATGGTGATGGTGCAGATTCATCGGTATTTGAGTTGAAAGGCGACTATAAAACTTTTTACGCAAGCATTGAAGGTAACTACGCAGCATCGGATAAATTCATCATTGATTACCTAGTGTCGTATAAAGATAACTCTGGTGCAGACTTAGCTCGCGATAACACTGAGTATGCAGGTATCGTTCGTCCACAGTACCAATGGGATGACGTTCATTCTACATGGTTAGAAGCGGGTTACGGCATGGTTGATTACGATGACGACGGCGAAGAAAACGCGTGGAAGGTAACTCTATCTCAAAACGTTTCTCTAGGTGGCTTACCTTGGAGTCGTCCAATGCTTCGCTTTTACACAACCGTGGGTGATGTCGAAACTAAAGGCAACACTGTGAACACAACCAATGTTGATACATTGTCGTTCGGCGCAATGTTTGAAGCTTGGTGGTAA